The proteins below are encoded in one region of Solidesulfovibrio fructosivorans JJ]:
- a CDS encoding outer membrane homotrimeric porin yields MKRFTVLALLAALLAGTAGLAMAATDVRITGDSRVYGVFFSGHNFTGWNDAAWTSNAPTWTAAGTKTEDTFEVWERIRVRTDFIASENLKFRLGTKVDNTWGHGPYTAANPDVAIQVYQAFLQFKYPGTDIEVTAGLQPTALPQSALFNDSIVFTDWAASLLINAPLIPDTLRVTAGFARLIDTNRTYDTTTTQVGDELDFYILTLPVTTPGFKVTPWGVFSMAGSKAAYFTSYASSFAEASYAEDLLSAGTLVGATGWKNNQNPYYWVGGAFEIDALDPVKFYADVINGGGALSDRKKSRRQGWFLDLGAEYTGFDLLTPQIWGWWSTGEDGSTANGSERMPHTRPNWGPGGSFLFDDSAVFARNSNMGMDPVGAMGLGVSFNNITFMEKLSQRVTFTYLRGNNSPRAIRFLNTALGSNPYFEMGRDLTWNEYAMGVNFDSQYMLYENLALRMETGWAHGHFQESVWGHRLASQGNGNDTWKLSLGFTYRY; encoded by the coding sequence ATGAAACGTTTTACCGTGCTGGCCCTGCTGGCGGCGCTTCTGGCGGGGACGGCCGGCCTGGCCATGGCCGCGACGGACGTGCGGATCACAGGCGACTCCCGTGTGTACGGCGTCTTTTTCAGCGGCCACAACTTCACCGGCTGGAACGACGCGGCCTGGACCTCCAACGCGCCGACCTGGACCGCCGCCGGCACCAAAACGGAAGACACCTTCGAAGTATGGGAGCGCATCCGGGTGCGCACCGACTTCATTGCAAGCGAAAACCTGAAGTTTCGCCTGGGCACCAAGGTGGACAACACCTGGGGACACGGCCCCTACACCGCCGCCAACCCGGACGTGGCCATCCAGGTCTACCAGGCCTTTCTCCAGTTCAAATATCCGGGCACCGACATCGAGGTCACGGCCGGGCTCCAGCCCACGGCCCTGCCCCAGAGCGCGCTTTTCAACGACAGCATCGTCTTTACGGACTGGGCCGCCTCGCTGCTCATAAACGCCCCCCTCATTCCCGACACCCTGCGCGTCACGGCCGGTTTCGCCCGCCTCATCGACACCAACCGGACCTATGACACCACCACCACCCAGGTCGGCGACGAGCTGGACTTCTATATCCTGACCCTGCCCGTCACCACGCCGGGCTTCAAGGTCACGCCCTGGGGCGTTTTCTCCATGGCCGGGTCCAAGGCCGCCTATTTCACCAGCTACGCCTCGTCCTTCGCCGAAGCCTCCTATGCCGAGGACCTGCTCTCGGCCGGCACGCTGGTCGGCGCGACGGGCTGGAAGAACAACCAGAACCCCTATTACTGGGTCGGCGGCGCCTTCGAAATCGACGCCCTCGATCCGGTCAAGTTCTACGCCGACGTCATAAACGGCGGCGGCGCGCTGTCCGACCGCAAGAAGAGCCGCCGCCAGGGCTGGTTCCTCGATCTCGGGGCCGAGTACACCGGCTTCGACCTGCTCACGCCGCAGATCTGGGGCTGGTGGTCCACCGGCGAGGACGGCTCCACGGCCAACGGCTCCGAGCGCATGCCCCATACCCGTCCCAACTGGGGTCCGGGCGGCTCGTTTCTTTTCGACGACAGCGCCGTCTTCGCCCGCAACTCCAACATGGGCATGGACCCGGTCGGGGCCATGGGCCTGGGCGTGTCGTTCAACAACATCACCTTCATGGAAAAGCTGTCCCAGCGCGTGACCTTCACCTACCTGCGCGGCAACAACTCGCCCCGGGCCATCCGCTTTCTCAATACGGCGCTGGGCTCCAATCCCTACTTCGAGATGGGCCGCGACCTCACCTGGAACGAGTACGCCATGGGCGTCAATTTCGACAGCCAGTACATGCTCTACGAAAACCTGGCCCTGCGCATGGAAACCGGCTGGGCCCACGGCCACTTCCAGGAAAGCGTCTGGGGCCACCGCCTGGCCAGCCAGGGCAACGGCAACGACACCTGGAAGCTCTCCCTGGGCTTCACTTACCGCTATTAG
- a CDS encoding iron hydrogenase small subunit translates to MSILATTRRGFMKTACVLTGGALIGLRLTSKAVAAAKQLKEYMMDRVNAVYGADAKFKVRASQDNAQVITLYKKFLHEPLSHESEHLLHTKWVDRSKDLAALKAKGLYPTPRAKEFEKEPYPFQ, encoded by the coding sequence ATGTCGATACTTGCCACCACCCGGCGCGGCTTTATGAAGACCGCCTGCGTGCTGACCGGCGGCGCCCTGATCGGCCTGCGCCTGACCAGCAAGGCCGTTGCCGCCGCCAAACAGCTCAAAGAGTACATGATGGACCGCGTAAACGCCGTCTATGGCGCGGACGCCAAATTCAAGGTCCGGGCCTCCCAGGACAACGCCCAGGTCATCACGCTCTACAAGAAATTCCTGCATGAGCCCCTGTCCCACGAGTCCGAGCATCTGCTCCACACCAAATGGGTGGACCGCTCCAAGGATCTGGCGGCACTGAAGGCCAAGGGCCTGTACCCCACGCCGCGGGCCAAGGAATTCGAAAAAGAGCCGTATCCATTCCAGTAA
- a CDS encoding [FeFe] hydrogenase, group A, protein MSRIEMAKIFYEQTVPPPGTNLDQAYIVQVDETKCIGCDTCMGYCPTGAITGESGEPHKVVDPAACINCGQCLTHCPVAAIYETVSFVPEIEAKLKDKNVKVIAMPAPAVRYALGDPFGMPLGAVTTEHMLTGLKQLGFDNVWDNEFTADVTIWEEGSELLARITKKLDKPLPQFTSCCPGWQKYAETFYPELLPHFSSCKSPIGMMGPLAKTYGAKELGYEPKQIYTVSIMPCTAKKFEGMRPEMDASGFRDIDATINTRELAYMMKKAGIDLPKIANGKRDAVMGESTGGATIFGVSGGVMEAALRFAYQALTKKPPQSWDFKAVRGLNGIKEATINIGGTDVKVAVVNGGKNFAKVCDEVKAGKSPYHFIEFMACPGGCVMGGGQPIMPTVLESMNRTTTKFYASLKKRLALYDAQKA, encoded by the coding sequence ATGAGCCGCATCGAGATGGCAAAGATCTTCTACGAACAGACCGTGCCGCCTCCGGGCACGAACCTGGACCAGGCCTATATCGTCCAGGTCGACGAGACCAAATGCATCGGCTGCGATACCTGCATGGGCTACTGCCCCACCGGGGCCATCACCGGCGAATCCGGCGAGCCCCACAAGGTGGTCGATCCGGCCGCCTGCATCAACTGCGGCCAGTGCCTCACCCACTGCCCGGTTGCGGCCATCTACGAGACCGTGTCCTTCGTCCCGGAGATCGAAGCCAAGCTCAAGGACAAGAACGTCAAGGTCATCGCCATGCCGGCCCCGGCCGTGCGCTACGCCCTGGGCGATCCCTTCGGCATGCCGCTCGGCGCGGTCACCACCGAGCATATGCTCACGGGGCTCAAGCAGCTTGGCTTCGACAACGTCTGGGACAACGAGTTCACGGCCGACGTCACCATCTGGGAAGAGGGCTCCGAGCTTCTGGCCCGCATCACCAAAAAGCTCGACAAGCCCCTGCCCCAGTTCACCTCCTGCTGTCCCGGCTGGCAGAAGTACGCCGAGACCTTCTACCCCGAGCTGCTGCCGCACTTCTCCTCGTGCAAGTCGCCCATCGGCATGATGGGTCCCCTGGCCAAGACCTACGGGGCCAAGGAGCTCGGCTACGAGCCCAAGCAGATCTACACCGTGTCCATCATGCCCTGCACGGCCAAAAAATTCGAAGGCATGCGGCCGGAGATGGACGCCAGCGGCTTCCGCGACATCGACGCCACCATCAACACCCGCGAGCTGGCCTACATGATGAAAAAGGCCGGCATCGACCTGCCGAAGATCGCCAATGGCAAGCGCGACGCGGTCATGGGCGAATCCACGGGCGGCGCGACCATCTTCGGCGTTTCCGGCGGCGTCATGGAAGCGGCCCTGCGCTTCGCCTACCAGGCCCTGACCAAGAAACCGCCCCAGAGCTGGGACTTCAAGGCCGTGCGCGGCCTAAACGGCATCAAGGAAGCCACCATCAACATCGGCGGCACCGACGTCAAAGTGGCCGTGGTCAACGGCGGCAAGAACTTCGCCAAGGTCTGCGACGAGGTGAAGGCCGGCAAATCGCCCTACCACTTCATCGAGTTCATGGCCTGCCCAGGCGGCTGCGTCATGGGCGGCGGCCAGCCCATCATGCCGACCGTGCTCGAATCCATGAACCGGACCACCACGAAGTTCTACGCGTCGCTCAAAAAGCGTCTGGCCCTCTACGACGCGCAAAAGGCGTAA
- a CDS encoding FAD-dependent oxidoreductase: protein MPQQVVIIGAVALGPKAACRFKRLSPDSKVIMLDRGKRISYGGCGIPYYVSGEVSEVSALQATAFNMVRTPEFFHEVKDVDARPETEVTAIDRKAKTVTARHLLTGKEEAIPYDKLVIATGSSTRKLPIPGFDLPGVHAVNDLEAAEAIKNAVTAGSIGSVAIIGSGFIGLEMAVAFADMWGLDVTVIELFDQILPGVTSPTLAGMAHRHMEEKGVAFRLAEQVKAIEGDGKAQRVVTDKGVVEADMVIVSVGVTPNDALAKAAGLEVSPRGGIIVDEHMRTSDPDIYAGGDCVVVKNLVTDQPMFLPLGSMANRQGRVIGDNLAGGDSSFEGVVGSWCVKLFDLGAAGTGLTLASAKRAGIDAVSTHITAVDRAHFYPEHKLMSLELIAERGTKRVLGLQALGENGDAVVGKVNTVAAMLPGKPKVSAVSNVEVAYSPPFAAAMDILNTVGNVADNILSGKNAGIDVTEFGRLWKQSDLGDAYILDCREEIQGKPLVEKYPGRWHNIPQGQLRERLAEVPRDKNIVLMCNTGARSYEALITLAHMGFKQVVSVEGGMAAVGAAGIEV, encoded by the coding sequence ATGCCACAACAGGTCGTCATCATCGGAGCCGTGGCCCTGGGGCCTAAGGCCGCCTGCCGCTTCAAGCGCCTCTCCCCGGACAGCAAGGTCATCATGCTCGACCGGGGCAAACGCATCTCCTACGGGGGCTGCGGCATTCCCTACTACGTTTCCGGCGAGGTCAGCGAAGTCTCGGCCCTGCAAGCCACGGCCTTCAACATGGTACGCACGCCCGAATTCTTTCACGAAGTCAAGGACGTGGACGCCCGCCCCGAAACCGAGGTCACCGCCATCGACCGGAAAGCCAAGACCGTGACCGCCCGGCACCTGCTGACCGGCAAGGAAGAGGCCATCCCCTACGACAAGCTGGTCATCGCCACGGGCAGCTCCACGCGCAAGCTCCCCATCCCCGGCTTCGACCTGCCGGGCGTGCACGCGGTCAACGACCTGGAAGCGGCCGAGGCCATCAAAAACGCCGTGACCGCCGGCTCGATCGGCTCGGTGGCGATCATCGGCTCGGGATTCATCGGCCTGGAAATGGCCGTGGCCTTCGCCGACATGTGGGGCCTCGACGTCACCGTCATCGAGCTTTTCGACCAGATCCTGCCGGGCGTGACCAGCCCGACCCTGGCCGGCATGGCCCATCGGCACATGGAGGAAAAAGGCGTCGCCTTCCGCCTGGCCGAACAGGTCAAGGCCATCGAGGGCGACGGCAAGGCCCAGCGCGTGGTCACGGATAAGGGCGTGGTCGAGGCGGACATGGTCATCGTGTCCGTTGGCGTCACCCCCAACGACGCCCTGGCCAAGGCGGCCGGGCTCGAGGTCTCCCCGCGCGGCGGCATCATCGTGGACGAGCACATGCGCACTTCCGACCCGGACATCTATGCCGGCGGCGACTGCGTGGTGGTCAAGAATCTGGTCACCGACCAGCCCATGTTCCTGCCGCTCGGGTCCATGGCCAACCGGCAGGGCCGGGTCATCGGCGACAACCTGGCCGGGGGCGATTCCTCGTTCGAAGGCGTGGTCGGCTCCTGGTGCGTCAAGCTCTTCGACCTCGGCGCGGCCGGAACCGGGCTCACCCTGGCCTCGGCCAAACGGGCCGGCATCGACGCCGTCTCCACCCACATCACGGCCGTGGACCGGGCCCATTTCTACCCCGAGCACAAGCTCATGTCCCTGGAGCTCATCGCCGAGCGCGGCACCAAGCGGGTGCTCGGCTTGCAAGCCCTCGGTGAAAACGGCGACGCCGTGGTCGGCAAGGTCAACACCGTGGCCGCCATGCTGCCGGGCAAGCCCAAGGTCTCGGCCGTCTCCAACGTGGAAGTGGCCTACTCCCCGCCTTTCGCCGCCGCCATGGACATTCTCAATACCGTGGGCAACGTGGCCGACAACATCCTCTCCGGCAAAAACGCCGGCATCGACGTCACCGAATTCGGCCGCCTCTGGAAGCAGTCCGACCTCGGCGACGCCTACATCCTCGACTGCCGCGAGGAAATCCAGGGCAAGCCGCTGGTGGAGAAATACCCCGGCCGCTGGCACAACATTCCCCAGGGCCAGTTGCGCGAACGCCTGGCCGAAGTGCCCCGCGACAAGAATATCGTGCTCATGTGCAACACCGGAGCGCGCTCCTACGAAGCCCTGATCACCCTGGCCCACATGGGCTTCAAACAGGTCGTCAGCGTCGAGGGCGGCATGGCCGCCGTCGGCGCCGCCGGCATTGAGGTGTAA
- the rsmI gene encoding 16S rRNA (cytidine(1402)-2'-O)-methyltransferase: MTDTRAATLFVVATPLGNVADVSPRAASVLAGAEAVLCEDTRRTGLLLKSLGITAKRLTSFHEHNEEARLPQVLALLDAGDDLALVSDAGTPLLADPGYRLVRAAREAGHAVSPVPGPSAILAALSAAGIAPYPFSFLGFPPRTASEARELFARFGATGATLVFFERKTRLRATLAIALQALGDRECVLCRELTKTFEEFLPGTLAGFAGQELELLGEVTVVVGPGRAARASEEEAARVAREEAAAGGKPREAARRAAARLSGWTVKEVYAMLENRKHD; this comes from the coding sequence TTGACGGATACGCGCGCGGCAACGCTTTTTGTGGTGGCGACGCCCTTGGGCAACGTCGCTGACGTTTCGCCCCGGGCGGCTTCGGTCTTGGCCGGGGCCGAGGCGGTGTTGTGCGAGGACACCCGGCGCACGGGGCTTTTGCTCAAGTCGCTCGGCATAACGGCCAAGCGGCTCACGAGCTTTCACGAGCACAACGAGGAGGCGAGGCTCCCCCAGGTCCTGGCGCTTCTGGACGCCGGGGACGATCTGGCCCTGGTTTCCGACGCCGGCACGCCGCTTCTGGCCGATCCGGGCTACCGGCTGGTGCGGGCCGCCCGGGAAGCGGGACACGCCGTCTCGCCCGTGCCCGGTCCCTCGGCCATACTGGCGGCCCTCTCGGCGGCCGGCATCGCGCCGTACCCCTTTTCCTTCCTGGGATTCCCGCCGCGCACCGCCTCCGAGGCCAGGGAGCTTTTCGCCCGCTTCGGCGCGACGGGCGCGACGCTGGTTTTTTTCGAGCGCAAGACGCGGCTGCGGGCGACCCTGGCCATTGCCTTGCAGGCTCTGGGCGACAGGGAATGCGTGCTGTGCCGGGAGCTTACAAAGACATTTGAGGAGTTTCTGCCCGGGACGCTGGCTGGATTCGCCGGACAGGAGCTGGAGCTTCTCGGCGAGGTGACGGTGGTGGTCGGCCCGGGCCGGGCGGCGCGCGCGTCCGAGGAAGAGGCGGCGCGCGTGGCGCGGGAGGAGGCGGCGGCGGGAGGCAAGCCCCGCGAGGCGGCGAGACGCGCCGCGGCGCGGCTTTCGGGATGGACCGTCAAAGAGGTTTATGCGATGCTCGAAAACCGGAAGCACGATTGA